Proteins encoded by one window of Burkholderia plantarii:
- a CDS encoding phytanoyl-CoA dioxygenase family protein translates to MSPQHSELIRAQIDALREHGYVIVPGLVAPETCAELKAVAERQLREAAEPLEFEADLRYPGAPQSKDAPGGRTVRRLLDAYQRAPEFAARATAPEIAAWLQAYFGEAALLSRAHHNCMMTKHPRYGSLTGWHRDFRYWAFERADLVSVWLAVGAETDGNGALWLVPGSHKAELGADCFDEAKFFRGDLPANRALIERAVCPELAPGDVVFFHCNTLHSAGQNRSDEVKFSLVYTYHGESNRPVPGSRSASKPDVRL, encoded by the coding sequence ATGTCCCCACAGCATTCGGAGTTGATTCGCGCCCAGATCGACGCATTGCGCGAACACGGTTATGTGATCGTTCCGGGGCTGGTTGCGCCCGAGACCTGCGCCGAGTTGAAGGCGGTCGCCGAGCGCCAGCTTCGCGAGGCCGCCGAGCCGCTCGAATTCGAGGCGGACCTGCGCTATCCCGGCGCGCCGCAGTCGAAGGACGCGCCGGGCGGCCGCACCGTGCGCCGCCTGCTCGATGCCTACCAGCGCGCTCCCGAGTTCGCCGCGCGCGCCACCGCCCCCGAGATCGCCGCCTGGCTGCAGGCGTACTTCGGCGAGGCGGCGCTGCTTTCGCGCGCGCATCACAACTGCATGATGACGAAGCACCCGCGCTACGGCAGCCTGACCGGCTGGCACCGCGATTTCCGCTACTGGGCGTTCGAGCGCGCGGATCTGGTATCGGTCTGGCTCGCGGTCGGCGCGGAGACCGACGGCAACGGCGCGCTGTGGCTGGTGCCCGGCTCGCACAAGGCCGAACTCGGCGCCGACTGCTTCGACGAGGCGAAGTTCTTCCGCGGCGACCTGCCCGCCAACCGCGCGCTGATCGAGCGCGCGGTGTGCCCCGAACTCGCCCCCGGCGACGTGGTGTTCTTCCACTGCAACACGCTGCATTCGGCCGGCCAGAACCGCAGCGACGAGGTGAAGTTCTCGCTCGTCTACACCTATCACGGCGAGAGCAACCGGCCGGTGCCCGGTTCGCGCTCGGCGTCGAAGCCCGACGTGAGGCTCTGA